A section of the Phycisphaerae bacterium genome encodes:
- a CDS encoding LptF/LptG family permease: MTTLHLYFARELLRTFLMTAASLTLLIVMGGGVANIFRSEGIGAEQMFSIFLYLTPVAITLILPVAALFSATITYGRAATDNEVLACQAAGINIHRLLLAPMLLGFVITLVTYFSWNNIIPMLTARISEVTRRDLPAIVLGQFQKNKPLTYGDRYRITAGRCERVSSEQLPEEFRRNHTFLRLIGVAFTELEALNYTRFGTADEAIIDFDATNRSPQVTILMEGVRVFDTTRTQSYTLKSQRIGPMEIPLAMGRKIKFENLATLKSWLADPGEIPEIKDLTHGLRREMMVYFLNQVAEESIGKEGSVRFLDRKFSIDLSAERYSTDREDGRLRLNGVTARVTYADPSKPADVYRANDASIELRSSITTGQQTIGIELVGDVVLTREPAGPGETVVRKPKETLPRVNFAGQPEMNRRYENFDFRSLYDKQAPIPLFAKQERMRKSVVARVQRFVSELRGEIEFRWSYAADAVAIILIGAMLGIIVRGGQVLTAFGISCVPMVVVIVASIVGRNLSDKPDFITASITTMWGATAFMYASVVFIGLKFLKR, from the coding sequence ATGACGACGCTGCATCTCTATTTCGCACGCGAGCTATTGAGAACCTTTCTCATGACCGCGGCCTCGCTGACGCTCCTGATCGTCATGGGCGGAGGCGTGGCGAATATATTTCGCTCGGAAGGTATCGGCGCCGAGCAGATGTTCAGCATCTTTCTCTATCTGACGCCGGTTGCCATTACGCTGATTCTGCCGGTCGCCGCATTGTTCAGTGCGACGATCACCTACGGCCGGGCCGCGACGGATAACGAAGTGCTCGCGTGCCAGGCGGCGGGCATCAACATCCATCGCCTGCTGCTTGCTCCAATGCTGCTGGGCTTTGTCATTACGCTGGTCACCTACTTTTCGTGGAACAACATTATTCCGATGTTGACGGCCCGCATTTCGGAGGTGACCCGGCGCGACTTGCCGGCGATTGTTCTCGGGCAATTTCAGAAGAACAAGCCGCTAACCTACGGGGACCGGTATCGAATTACGGCGGGCCGCTGTGAGAGAGTTTCGTCTGAGCAACTGCCCGAGGAATTTCGGCGGAACCATACGTTTCTTCGGCTGATCGGCGTGGCATTCACCGAGCTGGAGGCATTGAACTACACACGATTCGGCACAGCTGACGAGGCGATCATCGATTTTGATGCGACGAATCGTTCTCCGCAGGTGACGATACTGATGGAAGGAGTGCGGGTGTTCGACACGACTCGCACGCAGTCCTATACGCTCAAGAGCCAGCGCATCGGGCCGATGGAAATTCCGCTGGCGATGGGGCGGAAAATCAAGTTTGAGAATCTGGCGACGCTGAAATCGTGGCTGGCGGATCCGGGGGAAATTCCTGAAATCAAGGATCTTACGCACGGTCTTCGCCGCGAGATGATGGTGTATTTTCTGAATCAGGTTGCGGAGGAATCGATCGGCAAGGAGGGTTCGGTTCGATTTCTGGATCGAAAGTTTTCGATCGATTTGTCGGCGGAGCGGTATTCCACCGATCGCGAGGACGGGCGATTACGCCTGAATGGCGTGACGGCTCGAGTGACTTATGCGGACCCGTCCAAGCCGGCGGACGTCTATCGTGCGAACGATGCGTCGATCGAGCTCCGATCAAGTATCACGACGGGTCAGCAGACGATCGGCATTGAACTGGTCGGGGATGTCGTTCTGACGCGCGAACCGGCCGGGCCGGGCGAGACGGTGGTGCGGAAGCCGAAAGAGACGCTTCCTCGTGTGAACTTCGCCGGGCAGCCGGAGATGAATCGGCGGTACGAGAACTTCGACTTCAGGTCGTTGTACGACAAGCAAGCTCCGATTCCGCTGTTCGCGAAGCAGGAGCGAATGCGCAAGAGCGTGGTGGCGCGGGTTCAGCGGTTTGTGTCGGAACTGCGTGGTGAGATTGAGTTTCGCTGGTCTTATGCGGCGGATGCGGTTGCGATCATACTGATCGGCGCGATGCTCGGCATCATCGTTCGTGGGGGGCAGGTGCTGACGGCCTTCGGGATCAGTTGTGTTCCGATGGTGGTGGTGATTGTCGCGAGCATTGTCGGGCGGAACCTTTCGGACAAGCCGGATTTCATTACAGCGAGTATTACGACGATGTGGGGTGCGACGGCATTTATGTACGCGTCGGTCGTTTTCATTGGATTGAAGTTTCTAAAACGATGA